Below is a window of Halomicrobium mukohataei DSM 12286 DNA.
ACGGCTCGACACCTCGTGTGTGTCCCGCTCGAGGTCGACAGACGGCAGCAAGGCCGTTCAGACGGCCGCAAACAGGAGTGTCGAGAGCGCCCACGTCCCGAACCCGACGGCCAGACTCGCGGGCCAGGTGGTGTGGCAGAACCGTCGGACGACTGCACTCCAGACCAGCGGGGAGAGGACGACCCCGAGGACCGGAATCCAGCCGAGCAGGAAGTCGACCGTACCGGCGAGCAGGAGGCCGACGAGTGCCGTCGCCGTCGCTTCGGGGTAGGTGACCGCTTCCGCTTCGGGGATCACCTCGAGGCCGGCGTAGATCGCCGGGCCGAACAGGAAAAATCCCGCGAACAGTCCGACGACCGCATGGACGAGACTCATTCATCTGGCACCTCGCTCCGGCCGAGCGCTGTCGTTGCGGTCGGCTGGTTCCGTAGCGACGTGTTCGAGGGGCTGTCCGGGCTGCCGTTCGAACACGTAGACGACGGGTCGGTCTGGATCCGCAATCTGATAGCGCTCGCTGCGAGGGGTCGGTCCAGCGAGCGAGCGAAGTAGTTCGGTCAGTTCGGTCAGGTCGAGCTGTGCGTCCGTGTCGGTGTCATGTTTTTCGTGGATCATGTACTGTGTCGGTAGCGTCTGTGTCCGGCCGGCCACCTCGGACGGCCCGGACACGGTCGGTCGAAGAAACGTTGCGTGGTCGGCCTCGTGTGTCCGTAGAAGCGACGACGGTGCCAGGGAGGACCCGACATCCACAGCACCGCAGTGTCGCGTCGCCCGCCACTGGCTGTCAGGTGCCGCTGGCAGTGGCGTCGGCGTGGTCGTTCGACAGACACGACAGCATCCAGCGGCGGTAGGCGAGCATCGCGTTCTCGCCGTGGTCGGTCAGACTGTACCCCTTGGTTCGTCCGTCGATCGGGTAGGTCGTGACGAACCCCTGCTCCTGGAGCTTGTCCAGGTTCTGGTAGACACGGCTCCTGTTGATCTCCGTGTGCCAGATTCGCTCGAAAGAGCGCGTGATCGCCGCGCCACTTGGCCAGGTCTCGTCGCTGTCGACGATGACAAGCAACACGTCGCGCTGGAACCCGGTCAAGTCGAGGACTGATTCGAGACGGTGAGTCACGTCGCTCTCA
It encodes the following:
- a CDS encoding PadR family transcriptional regulator, with the protein product MTRDKSERHGQTATESDVTHRLESVLDLTGFQRDVLLVIVDSDETWPSGAAITRSFERIWHTEINRSRVYQNLDKLQEQGFVTTYPIDGRTKGYSLTDHGENAMLAYRRWMLSCLSNDHADATASGT